One part of the Fusobacterium pseudoperiodonticum genome encodes these proteins:
- the mraY gene encoding phospho-N-acetylmuramoyl-pentapeptide-transferase has protein sequence MLYFLAEYFAKLEFLRSIYLRTFLAFVISFCIVLFAGKPFIKYLKVKKFGEEIRDDGPSSHFSKKGTPTMGGVLIIASVLLTSLLINDLANKLILLVLVSMLMFAAIGFIDDYRKFTVSKKGLAGKKKLLFQGTIGLMVWAYLYYIGLTGRPMIDFSLINPISAHPYYIGAIGMFILIQIVLMGTSNAVNITDGLDGLAIMPMIICSTILGVVAYFTGHTELSSHLHLFYTVGSGELSVFLAAVTGAGLGFLWYNCYPAQIFMGDTGSLTLGGILGVIGIILKQELLLPILGFIFVLEALSVILQVGSFKLRGKRIFKMAPIHHHFELMNIPESKVTLRFWIATLIFGIIALGTIKMRGIL, from the coding sequence ATGTTGTATTTTTTAGCAGAGTATTTTGCAAAACTTGAATTTTTGAGATCAATTTATCTAAGAACTTTTTTAGCTTTTGTAATATCTTTTTGTATAGTTTTATTTGCAGGGAAACCATTTATAAAATATTTAAAAGTTAAAAAATTCGGTGAAGAAATAAGAGATGATGGACCTAGTTCACATTTTTCAAAAAAAGGTACTCCAACTATGGGTGGAGTTTTGATTATAGCCTCAGTACTTTTAACAAGTTTATTGATAAATGACTTAGCAAATAAGTTGATTCTACTTGTTTTAGTTTCTATGCTTATGTTTGCAGCAATAGGTTTTATTGATGACTATAGAAAGTTTACTGTCAGTAAAAAAGGTTTAGCAGGAAAGAAAAAATTATTATTTCAAGGTACTATAGGACTAATGGTATGGGCTTATCTATACTATATTGGACTTACAGGTAGACCTATGATAGATTTTTCGTTGATAAATCCTATAAGTGCTCATCCATATTATATAGGAGCAATAGGAATGTTTATCTTGATTCAAATTGTACTTATGGGTACATCAAATGCAGTAAATATTACTGATGGACTTGATGGTTTAGCTATAATGCCTATGATAATATGTTCAACTATCTTAGGAGTAGTGGCATACTTTACAGGGCATACAGAATTAAGTTCTCACTTGCATTTATTCTATACTGTTGGTTCAGGAGAATTATCTGTATTCTTGGCAGCAGTAACAGGTGCAGGACTAGGTTTCCTATGGTATAACTGTTATCCAGCACAAATATTTATGGGAGATACAGGTTCTTTAACTCTTGGAGGAATTTTAGGAGTTATAGGAATTATCTTAAAACAAGAATTGTTATTACCAATCTTAGGATTTATATTTGTACTTGAAGCACTATCAGTAATACTTCAAGTTGGTTCATTTAAATTAAGAGGAAAAAGAATATTTAAAATGGCACCTATTCATCACCATTTTGAGTTGATGAATATACCAGAGTCAAAAGTTACTTTAAGATTTTGGATAGCAACACTTATATTTGGAATAATAGCATTAGGAACAATTAAGATGAGAGGGATACTATAA
- the gmhB gene encoding D-glycero-beta-D-manno-heptose 1,7-bisphosphate 7-phosphatase, producing MNKAIFLDRDGTINVEKDYIYKCEDLVFEEGSVEALKTFKNLGYILIVVSNQSGIARGYFTEEDLKAFNNNMNEKLKEEAVEITEFYCCPHHPDGLAEYKKVCDCRKPNNKMLEDAIEKYNIDREKSYMIGDKASDIGAGLKSKLKTVLVKTGYGLKDMEKIDKNETLVCENLKDFSEVLKREKLNELLFEEFSKKVQIKNVVMDSRKVTEGSLFFAINNGNSYVKDVLDKGASLVIADNTDIADERIVKVADTIATMQDLATKYRNKLDIQVIGITGSNGKTSTKDIVYSLLSKKAKTLKTEGNYNNHIGLPYTLLNVTDEEKFVVLEMGMSSLGEIRRLGEISNPDYAIITNIGDSHIEFLKTRDNVFKAKTELLEFVNKENTFVCGDDVYLAKLDVNKIGFNEDNNFRIESYEFSDKGSKFTLDGKEYEMSLLGKHNISNTAIAIELAKKIGLSEEEIKEGLKDIKISSMRFQEIRVGEDIYINDAYNASPTSMKAAIDTLNEIYDDKYKIAILGDMLELGEDEVKYHVEVLNYLLDKKIKLIYLYGERMKKAYDIFMKNKSEEYRFWYYPTKEGIVESLKNIRMEKVILLKASRGTALEDIIVKE from the coding sequence ATGAATAAAGCAATTTTTTTAGATAGAGATGGAACGATAAATGTAGAAAAAGACTACATTTACAAATGTGAAGATTTAGTTTTTGAAGAAGGTTCAGTGGAAGCTTTAAAAACTTTTAAAAATTTAGGATATATTTTAATTGTTGTAAGTAATCAATCAGGTATTGCTAGAGGATATTTTACAGAGGAAGATTTAAAGGCTTTTAACAACAATATGAATGAAAAGTTAAAAGAAGAAGCTGTTGAAATAACAGAATTCTATTGTTGTCCTCATCACCCTGACGGACTAGCTGAGTACAAAAAAGTTTGTGATTGTAGAAAACCTAACAACAAGATGCTAGAAGATGCAATTGAAAAATATAATATCGACAGAGAAAAATCATATATGATAGGAGATAAGGCCTCAGATATAGGAGCAGGGTTAAAGTCTAAATTAAAAACTGTTCTTGTAAAGACTGGTTATGGCTTGAAAGATATGGAAAAGATAGATAAAAATGAAACTTTAGTTTGTGAAAACTTAAAAGACTTCTCAGAAGTATTAAAAAGAGAAAAATTAAATGAATTATTATTTGAAGAATTTTCTAAGAAAGTTCAAATAAAAAACGTTGTAATGGACAGTAGAAAAGTTACAGAAGGTTCATTATTTTTTGCAATAAACAATGGAAACTCTTATGTTAAAGATGTTTTAGATAAGGGAGCTAGCCTTGTTATTGCTGATAATACAGATATAGCAGATGAAAGAATAGTAAAAGTTGCAGATACTATTGCTACTATGCAAGATTTAGCAACAAAATATAGAAATAAATTAGATATACAAGTTATAGGAATAACAGGAAGTAATGGGAAAACTAGTACAAAAGATATAGTTTATTCTCTACTTTCTAAAAAAGCTAAGACTTTAAAAACTGAAGGAAACTACAATAATCACATAGGTTTACCTTACACACTTTTAAATGTTACAGATGAAGAAAAGTTTGTAGTCTTAGAAATGGGAATGAGTTCTCTTGGAGAAATCAGAAGGTTAGGAGAAATTTCAAATCCTGACTATGCAATAATAACAAATATTGGAGATTCACATATAGAGTTTTTAAAGACAAGAGATAATGTTTTTAAAGCTAAAACAGAGCTTTTAGAGTTCGTAAACAAAGAAAATACTTTTGTTTGTGGTGATGATGTATATTTAGCAAAGCTAGATGTGAATAAAATAGGTTTCAATGAAGATAATAACTTCAGAATAGAAAGCTATGAATTTTCTGATAAAGGAAGTAAATTTACTTTAGATGGAAAAGAATATGAAATGTCTCTACTAGGGAAACACAATATTTCTAACACAGCTATTGCAATAGAATTAGCAAAGAAAATTGGACTTAGTGAGGAAGAAATAAAAGAAGGTTTAAAAGACATAAAAATAAGCAGTATGAGATTTCAAGAAATAAGAGTGGGAGAAGACATTTATATCAATGATGCTTACAATGCAAGTCCTACTTCTATGAAGGCAGCAATAGACACTTTAAATGAAATCTATGACGACAAATACAAGATAGCCATTCTAGGAGATATGCTAGAATTGGGAGAAGATGAAGTGAAATATCATGTGGAAGTCCTAAACTATCTACTTGATAAAAAGATAAAATTGATATATCTATATGGTGAAAGAATGAAAAAAGCCTATGATATATTTATGAAAAATAAGTCGGAAGAATATAGATTTTGGTACTATCCAACGAAAGAAGGAATAGTGGAAAGTTTAAAAAATATCAGAATGGAAAAAGTAATTTTATTGAAAGCCTCAAGAGGAACAGCCTTAGAGGATATAATAGTGAAAGAGTGA
- a CDS encoding cupin domain-containing protein — MVKIEVAKAINFNELINSKEAEVVSMRILNEANSYISLFSLAKNEEITAEAMLGNRYYYCFNGYGEISIENNKKSIKSGDFLEVLANNNYSVKSLDTLKLIEIGEKIGDEAMENQTLKMLESASAFSLADCVDYKEGQIVSKNLVAKSNLVITVMSFWKGEALDPHKAPGDALVTVLDGEGKYIVDGKAFVVKKGESAVLPANVPHAVEAETQNFKMMLTLVK; from the coding sequence ATGGTAAAAATAGAAGTGGCAAAAGCTATTAATTTTAATGAGCTTATAAATTCAAAAGAAGCTGAAGTTGTAAGTATGAGAATTTTAAATGAAGCCAATAGTTACATATCTTTATTTTCACTAGCTAAAAATGAAGAGATAACAGCCGAAGCAATGTTAGGAAATAGATATTATTATTGTTTCAATGGATATGGAGAAATATCTATAGAAAACAATAAAAAATCTATTAAGAGTGGAGACTTTTTAGAAGTTTTAGCTAATAATAATTATTCTGTAAAATCTTTAGATACTTTAAAACTTATTGAAATTGGAGAAAAGATAGGAGATGAAGCAATGGAAAATCAAACTTTAAAAATGTTAGAAAGTGCAAGTGCATTTAGTCTTGCTGATTGTGTTGACTACAAAGAAGGACAAATTGTTAGTAAAAATTTAGTAGCAAAGTCTAATTTAGTTATAACTGTTATGTCATTTTGGAAGGGAGAAGCACTAGACCCTCATAAAGCACCAGGTGATGCACTAGTAACTGTTTTAGATGGAGAAGGAAAATATATAGTTGATGGTAAAGCCTTTGTTGTAAAAAAAGGAGAAAGTGCAGTTTTACCTGCTAATGTTCCTCATGCTGTTGAAGCAGAAACTCAAAATTTTAAAATGATGTTAACTTTAGTAAAGTAA
- a CDS encoding zeta toxin family protein: protein MKKIFYLFAGVNGAGKSTLYNLAMINQNIKNTIRINTDEIVREIGDWKNNSDQLKAAKMAINLRNECFLYGKSFNEETTLTGKTILKTIDRAKELGYELQLFYVGVSSTEIAKERIKSRVEKGGHHIENDVVEKRYYESLKNLKEIILKFDKIQLYDNSNKYIEFFSFEDNKILFKTKDVSWAKEAIEIIENNIKNK from the coding sequence ATGAAAAAAATTTTCTATCTTTTTGCAGGTGTTAATGGTGCAGGGAAGTCAACTTTATATAATTTAGCAATGATAAATCAAAATATAAAAAATACTATTAGAATTAATACTGACGAAATTGTTAGAGAAATTGGTGATTGGAAAAATAATTCTGATCAGCTGAAAGCTGCTAAAATGGCAATAAATTTAAGAAATGAATGTTTTCTATATGGTAAGTCATTTAATGAAGAAACTACTTTAACTGGAAAAACTATTTTAAAAACTATTGATAGAGCAAAAGAGCTTGGTTATGAATTACAATTATTTTATGTTGGTGTTAGTAGTACTGAAATAGCAAAAGAAAGAATAAAGAGTAGAGTAGAAAAAGGTGGACATCATATAGAGAATGATGTAGTTGAAAAAAGATATTATGAGTCTCTTAAAAATTTAAAAGAAATTATTTTAAAATTTGATAAAATTCAATTGTATGATAATTCTAATAAATATATAGAGTTTTTTTCTTTTGAAGATAATAAGATACTTTTTAAGACTAAAGATGTTAGTTGGGCTAAAGAAGCCATAGAAATAATAGAAAATAACATAAAAAATAAATAA
- a CDS encoding GNAT family acetyltransferase has translation MEIKIENLKECLTNLDYETIKNLIKKSKNDSEKNFYIDLLNLILQYQQEEVVKKGVF, from the coding sequence ATGGAAATAAAAATTGAAAATTTAAAAGAATGTCTTACTAATTTAGATTATGAAACTATTAAAAATCTTATAAAAAAATCAAAAAATGATAGTGAAAAAAATTTTTATATTGACTTACTTAATTTAATTTTACAATATCAACAAGAAGAGGTTGTAAAAAAAGGAGTATTTTAA